In one window of Ruminococcus hominis DNA:
- a CDS encoding DUF1700 domain-containing protein, with protein MTRAEFLEQLRSALQGNVQEHVVQENVAYYNQYISEELQKGKTEEEVLQMLGDPWILAKTIIAASDGTDEEIVYESGHKSYYSEPEQEDSYVRQNVHVFGIDTWWKKLLLILFIVMIVVLVVAIISGIVSFLAPVLIPLLIVMIIIRLIGRLRS; from the coding sequence ATGACGCGAGCAGAATTTTTAGAACAGCTGCGAAGTGCTTTGCAAGGAAATGTGCAGGAGCATGTAGTTCAGGAAAATGTGGCATATTATAATCAATATATATCTGAAGAACTGCAGAAAGGAAAGACTGAGGAAGAAGTGCTCCAGATGCTAGGGGATCCATGGATTCTTGCAAAAACTATTATTGCTGCATCGGATGGCACGGATGAGGAAATCGTATATGAGTCCGGACATAAAAGTTATTATTCGGAACCGGAACAAGAGGATTCCTATGTCAGACAAAATGTTCATGTTTTTGGAATTGATACATGGTGGAAGAAATTATTATTGATTTTATTTATTGTGATGATTGTTGTATTGGTGGTAGCAATTATCAGCGGAATTGTAAGTTTTCTGGCACCGGTTTTGATACCATTGTTGATCGTAATGATCATTATTCGATTGATAGGAAGGCTCCGATCGTGA
- the trpS gene encoding tryptophan--tRNA ligase, whose amino-acid sequence MGKIMLTGDRPTGRLHVGHYVGSLRRRVELQNQGGFDDMFVMIADAQALTDNADNPEKVRQNIIEVALDYLACGLDPEKVTLFIQSQIPELCELSFYYMNLVTVSRLQRNPTVKSEIKMRNFEASIPVGFFTYPISQAADITAFKATTVPVGEDQLPMLEQTKEIVRKFNSVYGDTLIEPDILLPENQACLRLPGIDGKAKMSKSLGNCIYLSEEPDEIQKKVFSMFTDPTHIKVSDPGKLEGNTVFTYLDAFCRPEYFEEFLPEYACLQELKDHYTRGGLGDMKVKRFLNNVIQAELEPIRNRRKEYQKDIPYVYEILKKGSEKAEARAAQTLSEVKAAMKINYFDDAELIQSQAERFSI is encoded by the coding sequence ATGGGAAAGATTATGTTGACAGGGGACAGACCTACAGGTAGATTACATGTGGGACATTATGTAGGTTCCTTAAGAAGAAGAGTGGAATTACAGAATCAGGGAGGATTTGACGATATGTTTGTCATGATCGCAGATGCACAGGCATTGACAGATAATGCGGACAATCCGGAAAAAGTGCGTCAGAACATTATCGAGGTTGCATTAGATTATCTTGCATGTGGACTCGATCCTGAGAAAGTGACATTGTTTATTCAATCACAGATTCCAGAATTATGTGAATTATCATTTTATTATATGAATCTTGTAACAGTATCAAGATTACAGAGAAATCCTACAGTAAAATCAGAGATTAAGATGCGTAATTTTGAGGCGAGTATCCCGGTTGGATTCTTTACATATCCAATCAGCCAGGCAGCAGATATTACAGCATTTAAAGCTACAACAGTTCCGGTTGGTGAAGATCAGCTTCCGATGCTTGAACAGACAAAAGAGATTGTAAGAAAGTTTAATTCTGTATATGGGGATACCTTGATCGAGCCAGATATTTTACTTCCTGAGAATCAGGCATGTCTGCGTCTGCCGGGAATTGATGGTAAGGCAAAGATGAGCAAATCACTTGGAAACTGTATTTATCTGTCAGAAGAGCCGGATGAGATTCAGAAAAAAGTATTTAGCATGTTTACAGATCCTACACATATTAAAGTATCAGATCCGGGTAAATTGGAAGGAAATACAGTATTCACATATTTGGATGCATTCTGCAGACCAGAGTATTTTGAAGAATTCCTGCCAGAGTATGCATGCTTACAGGAATTAAAAGATCATTACACCAGAGGTGGTCTTGGGGATATGAAGGTAAAACGTTTCTTAAATAATGTAATTCAGGCAGAGCTTGAGCCAATCCGCAATCGTAGAAAAGAGTATCAGAAAGATATTCCATATGTATATGAGATTCTTAAAAAAGGTAGTGAAAAAGCAGAAGCTCGTGCAGCTCAGACATTGAGTGAAGTAAAGGCTGCAATGAAGATTAATTATTTTGATGATGCAGAGCTGATCCAGAGTCAGGCAGAAAGATTTTCTATTTAA
- a CDS encoding phosphatase PAP2 family protein, translating to MNIKRKIGDFFKKYKHAWVFSYALLYGPWFYYLETHVTSGYHIIYSPIDDKIPFIEYFIVPYLLWFVFIAVVFAYFFFTDVDGFYKLAKISFAGMTIFLIISTIMPNGLAIRPVVFERDNIFVDLVKMLYQTDTPTNVFPSLHVFNSLAACIAIKNSKKLNEHKAICMGAYILTALIIMATMFLKQHSVLDVMAGFLMAYTLYQFVYAPEANGVRKPVRQTLFVK from the coding sequence ATGAACATAAAAAGAAAAATAGGGGATTTTTTCAAGAAATATAAACATGCTTGGGTTTTTAGCTATGCACTGCTTTATGGACCATGGTTCTATTATTTAGAGACACATGTGACAAGCGGATATCATATTATATATTCACCAATTGATGATAAGATACCATTTATTGAATATTTCATTGTACCTTATTTACTATGGTTTGTTTTTATAGCTGTAGTTTTTGCGTACTTCTTTTTTACAGATGTAGATGGATTCTATAAGCTTGCCAAGATTAGTTTTGCGGGTATGACCATATTTTTGATCATATCAACAATTATGCCGAATGGACTTGCAATCCGTCCGGTTGTATTTGAGAGAGATAATATATTTGTTGATCTGGTAAAGATGTTGTATCAGACAGATACACCGACAAATGTATTCCCAAGTCTTCATGTGTTTAATTCTCTTGCTGCGTGTATAGCAATCAAGAATAGCAAGAAGTTAAATGAGCATAAAGCGATATGTATGGGAGCATATATTTTGACTGCATTGATCATTATGGCGACAATGTTTTTAAAACAGCATTCAGTGCTTGATGTTATGGCAGGATTTTTGATGGCATATACATTGTATCAGTTTGTATATGCACCAGAGGCGAATGGGGTCAGAAAGCCGGTACGCCAGACATTATTTGTGAAATAA
- a CDS encoding diacylglycerol/lipid kinase family protein: MEYTFIVNPKSKSGRGGLIWNQVEPELKKRRIQYQVRFTKYEKEATKITSELTKDEKEYTIIVLGGDGTMDEVINGIRDCSKVTLGYIPTGSGNDFTRALKLPTDPKEALNNILNSKKRVLMDVGVMSCKEMTHRFAVSSGIGFDAAVCHQVAVSKLKVMLNKVKLGQLSYLAVALRRLFRDAHTRACVCLDGGETKSFENTYFVAAMNHPYEGGGFFFCPEAKVDDGYLDVIVVSGLPRWKVVFLLPLAFKGKHVGIKGIDIFRCKNVEISMGAEFPIHADGEPIAIGSELKAGLLDKQVKIIIPDDK, encoded by the coding sequence GTGGAATATACATTTATTGTAAATCCAAAATCAAAATCAGGACGTGGGGGTTTGATTTGGAATCAGGTAGAGCCGGAACTGAAAAAACGAAGAATACAGTATCAGGTGAGATTTACAAAGTATGAAAAAGAGGCAACGAAGATTACTTCGGAATTGACGAAAGATGAGAAAGAATATACGATTATAGTCCTTGGCGGGGATGGGACGATGGATGAAGTAATCAATGGAATTCGAGATTGTTCAAAGGTTACGCTTGGATATATCCCAACCGGATCGGGAAATGATTTTACGAGAGCGTTGAAACTGCCTACGGATCCGAAGGAGGCATTGAATAACATTTTGAATTCGAAAAAAAGAGTGTTGATGGATGTTGGTGTAATGTCTTGTAAGGAGATGACGCATCGGTTTGCGGTCAGCAGCGGAATTGGATTTGATGCAGCGGTATGTCATCAGGTAGCAGTCTCTAAATTGAAAGTGATGTTGAATAAAGTAAAGCTGGGACAGTTGAGTTATCTGGCAGTAGCACTTCGCAGATTGTTCAGAGATGCACATACGAGAGCTTGTGTGTGTCTGGATGGAGGAGAAACGAAGAGTTTTGAAAATACATACTTTGTAGCAGCTATGAATCATCCATATGAAGGCGGAGGATTTTTCTTTTGTCCGGAAGCAAAGGTTGACGATGGATATTTAGATGTTATTGTTGTATCAGGACTACCGAGATGGAAAGTTGTTTTCTTACTTCCACTGGCATTTAAAGGGAAGCATGTAGGAATAAAAGGAATTGATATATTCCGTTGTAAAAATGTTGAAATCAGCATGGGAGCAGAATTTCCGATACATGCAGACGGAGAGCCGATTGCAATTGGAAGTGAGTTGAAAGCGGGGCTGCTTGACAAACAGGTAAAAATTATAATTCCAGATGATAAGTAG
- a CDS encoding TetR/AcrR family transcriptional regulator: MDEKIELGKQQQKSKETKERIFRAAKHILQKKGYEELSIKNICEEAGVSNGSFYHHFKTKDDLLSYYIEEQPSINPDLLDMPNSVEEAKIAVIRVYLNYVEYCEELGVEFMSGYYDPKNQALNPVSRTERPYPIVTVRNYIEKAIVAGIVHLNVELEEFTTDIRMIVIGNVFEWCLRKGEADFAGNMRRSLGKYLDSTMK, from the coding sequence ATGGATGAAAAGATAGAACTCGGAAAACAACAGCAGAAATCGAAAGAGACAAAAGAGAGGATTTTTCGGGCGGCAAAGCATATATTACAGAAAAAAGGATACGAAGAATTATCGATTAAGAACATTTGCGAAGAAGCAGGTGTATCGAATGGAAGTTTTTATCATCATTTCAAAACAAAAGATGATCTGTTATCTTATTACATAGAAGAACAGCCAAGTATCAATCCGGATTTACTGGATATGCCAAACAGTGTGGAAGAGGCGAAAATTGCGGTTATCAGAGTTTATCTGAACTATGTAGAGTATTGTGAGGAGCTGGGCGTGGAATTTATGAGCGGATATTATGATCCGAAGAACCAGGCATTGAATCCGGTGAGCCGTACAGAAAGACCTTATCCGATTGTTACGGTACGGAATTATATAGAGAAAGCAATTGTAGCAGGTATTGTTCATTTAAATGTAGAGCTGGAAGAGTTTACGACAGATATTCGAATGATTGTAATAGGAAATGTATTTGAATGGTGTTTACGAAAGGGAGAAGCAGATTTTGCGGGGAATATGAGAAGATCTCTTGGAAAATATCTGGATAGTACGATGAAATAA
- the mutY gene encoding A/G-specific adenine glycosylase, producing the protein MKRNQVKEAEFSQSNNLEKAVPLIVEWYQNNKRDLPWRNGANAYHIWVSEIMLQQTRVEAVKSYYEAFLKAFPTIEELANAPEERLLKLWEGLGYYNRVRNMQKAAVQIVELYNGQMPQDYEQIKGLSGIGNYTAGAISSFAFGIPKPAVDGNVLRVISRFHASYEDIMKTSTRKHIEEEIEGIIPENAASDFNQGLIELGAIVCVPNGEPKCDICPIAKLCKANQKSVQMELPVKKKAKDRRIEKRTILIIKDEEKIAIQKRPEKGLLAGLYEFPNLEGHLTRKQLIEYAKSIGMMPVRIKKLENAKHIFSHVEWHMTGYEIIVDELEKTCRTNMIFADKKEVMGKYPIPTAFSAYTQYALSIMEN; encoded by the coding sequence ATGAAACGAAATCAAGTGAAAGAAGCAGAGTTTTCTCAAAGTAATAATTTAGAAAAAGCCGTACCGCTTATCGTAGAATGGTATCAGAATAATAAAAGAGATTTACCTTGGAGAAACGGGGCAAACGCCTATCATATATGGGTATCGGAGATTATGCTGCAGCAGACACGGGTAGAAGCTGTGAAGTCTTACTACGAAGCATTTCTCAAAGCATTTCCAACGATAGAAGAACTGGCAAACGCACCGGAAGAACGTCTGTTAAAACTGTGGGAGGGGCTTGGATATTATAACAGAGTAAGAAATATGCAAAAAGCAGCTGTACAGATCGTTGAGCTGTATAATGGACAGATGCCACAGGATTATGAACAGATAAAAGGATTGTCCGGGATTGGAAATTATACGGCAGGAGCCATCAGTTCATTTGCATTCGGGATTCCCAAACCGGCAGTAGATGGAAATGTCTTGCGTGTTATTTCAAGATTTCATGCAAGTTATGAAGACATCATGAAAACATCTACAAGAAAACACATTGAAGAAGAGATAGAGGGCATTATCCCGGAAAATGCAGCCAGTGATTTTAATCAAGGCCTGATTGAACTTGGGGCTATCGTCTGCGTACCAAACGGAGAACCAAAATGTGATATCTGTCCGATAGCAAAACTTTGTAAAGCAAATCAAAAGTCAGTACAGATGGAGCTTCCGGTGAAGAAGAAAGCAAAAGACAGAAGGATTGAGAAGAGAACGATATTGATCATTAAAGACGAAGAAAAGATCGCGATTCAAAAACGACCGGAAAAAGGACTTCTTGCAGGTTTGTATGAATTTCCAAATCTGGAGGGACATTTGACAAGAAAGCAGCTTATCGAATATGCAAAATCCATTGGTATGATGCCGGTCCGCATCAAAAAGCTGGAAAATGCAAAACACATTTTCAGCCATGTAGAATGGCATATGACAGGATATGAGATCATTGTTGATGAATTGGAAAAAACATGTCGTACGAATATGATATTTGCTGATAAAAAAGAAGTTATGGGGAAATATCCTATTCCGACAGCATTTTCGGCATACACACAATATGCACTTTCAATCATGGAAAACTAA
- a CDS encoding amino acid ABC transporter ATP-binding protein, producing MTTKGEVLIKVDNVHKVYANNLHALNGVSETISKGEVVVIVGPSGSGKSTFLRSLNLLEVPTSGHIYFEGVDITSKATDINKHRQKMGMVFQHFNLFPHKTILENITLAPIKLLKKSKEEAEKEAMDLLKRVGLEQKANAYPSHLSGGQKQRIAIVRALAMKPDVMLFDEPTSALDPEMVGEVLELMKALAHEGMTMAVVTHEMGFAKEVATRVIFMDAGQIKEQGTPEEFFGNPKDERLKEFLSKIL from the coding sequence GTGACCACTAAAGGGGAAGTATTAATTAAAGTTGATAATGTGCATAAAGTGTATGCAAATAATCTTCATGCTTTGAACGGTGTGTCAGAGACGATCAGCAAGGGGGAAGTGGTTGTTATTGTCGGACCATCCGGTTCGGGAAAATCTACTTTTCTGCGTTCTTTAAACTTGCTTGAGGTTCCGACAAGCGGACATATTTATTTTGAAGGAGTAGACATTACAAGCAAAGCGACAGATATTAATAAACATCGTCAGAAGATGGGAATGGTATTCCAGCATTTTAACTTGTTTCCGCATAAAACGATTCTTGAAAATATCACACTTGCTCCTATTAAATTATTAAAGAAGAGCAAGGAAGAAGCTGAAAAAGAGGCAATGGATCTGCTCAAAAGGGTTGGATTGGAACAGAAAGCAAACGCATATCCATCACATTTATCCGGTGGACAGAAGCAGCGTATTGCCATCGTAAGAGCATTGGCAATGAAGCCGGATGTAATGCTGTTTGATGAACCTACATCAGCACTTGACCCGGAGATGGTTGGAGAAGTTCTGGAATTGATGAAGGCTTTGGCACATGAAGGGATGACGATGGCTGTTGTTACACATGAGATGGGATTCGCGAAGGAAGTTGCAACTCGTGTCATATTTATGGATGCAGGACAGATAAAAGAGCAGGGAACACCGGAAGAGTTTTTTGGAAATCCGAAAGATGAGAGATTAAAAGAATTCTTATCCAAAATTTTATAA
- a CDS encoding amino acid ABC transporter permease — MADLKTRFIMNFITDDRWKYLADGLVVTLKVTFFAVLIGIVFGFLIAMVRATYDKTGKLKILNLVCKIYLTVIRGTPVVVQLLIIYFVIFGSTQISKVLVAIMAFGINSAAYVAEIFRSGIMSIDDGQMEAGRSLGFNYAQTMFYIIMPQAFKNVLPALGNEFIVLLKETSVSGYIALQDLTKGGDIIRSRTYDAFMPLIAVALIYLVMVMVFTKCVNLLERRLRNSDH; from the coding sequence ATGGCAGATTTGAAAACAAGATTCATAATGAATTTTATAACAGATGACCGTTGGAAATACTTGGCAGATGGTCTTGTAGTTACTTTAAAAGTTACCTTTTTTGCGGTGCTGATAGGAATTGTATTTGGATTCTTAATTGCAATGGTCAGAGCTACTTATGATAAAACAGGTAAATTAAAAATTTTAAATTTAGTATGTAAGATTTATCTGACAGTGATTCGAGGAACTCCGGTTGTTGTACAGTTATTGATCATTTATTTTGTAATTTTTGGAAGTACACAGATTAGTAAAGTGCTGGTTGCTATTATGGCATTCGGAATCAACTCAGCAGCTTATGTAGCTGAGATTTTCCGTTCTGGTATAATGTCAATTGACGATGGACAGATGGAAGCAGGACGCAGTCTTGGTTTCAACTATGCACAGACCATGTTTTACATTATTATGCCACAGGCATTTAAGAATGTTTTGCCGGCATTGGGAAATGAGTTCATTGTATTATTAAAAGAAACTTCAGTGTCAGGATATATTGCATTACAGGATCTGACAAAGGGTGGCGATATCATTCGAAGCCGTACTTATGATGCATTTATGCCATTGATTGCTGTAGCATTAATTTATCTTGTTATGGTAATGGTATTTACAAAATGTGTGAATTTGCTGGAAAGGAGACTGAGAAACAGTGACCACTAA
- a CDS encoding basic amino acid ABC transporter substrate-binding protein yields MKKKVLSVVLAAMCVVSMAACGSSNKSSDSSEGEGKDKLVMATNAEFPPYEYYEGDEIVGIDAEFAKAIADKLGAELSIEDMAFDSIIPAVQSGKADFAAAGITVTDERKTQVDFSDSYYTGRQVIIVSADNNDITKPEDLEGKKIGVQLGTTGDLYSSDDYGDENVERYNKGVEAVQALQQGKIDAVIIDDQPAQTFVKENEGLKILDTEYVEEAYAFCFKKGSDLTDKVNDAIAELKKDGTFDKIVEKYINADAE; encoded by the coding sequence ATGAAGAAAAAAGTATTAAGTGTTGTATTAGCAGCAATGTGTGTGGTTTCTATGGCAGCGTGTGGCTCAAGCAATAAAAGTTCAGACAGCAGTGAGGGAGAAGGCAAGGACAAACTTGTAATGGCAACAAATGCAGAGTTCCCACCATATGAGTACTATGAAGGAGACGAAATCGTAGGTATTGACGCTGAATTTGCGAAAGCAATCGCAGATAAACTTGGCGCAGAATTATCTATTGAAGACATGGCATTTGATTCTATTATCCCAGCTGTTCAAAGTGGAAAAGCAGATTTTGCAGCAGCAGGTATCACAGTTACAGATGAGAGAAAAACACAGGTTGATTTTTCAGACAGCTATTACACAGGACGTCAGGTGATCATTGTTTCAGCAGATAATAACGATATTACAAAGCCTGAAGATTTAGAAGGAAAGAAGATTGGTGTTCAGCTTGGAACAACAGGAGATCTTTATTCATCAGATGATTATGGCGATGAAAATGTAGAGCGTTATAACAAAGGTGTTGAGGCTGTACAGGCACTTCAGCAGGGTAAGATTGATGCAGTTATCATCGATGATCAGCCGGCACAGACATTTGTAAAAGAGAATGAAGGACTTAAAATTCTGGATACTGAGTATGTAGAGGAAGCTTATGCATTCTGTTTCAAAAAGGGAAGTGACCTTACAGACAAAGTAAATGATGCAATTGCAGAGTTGAAGAAAGATGGAACATTTGATAAAATCGTTGAAAAATATATCAACGCAGATGCTGAATAA
- a CDS encoding undecaprenyl-diphosphate phosphatase produces MLEALKVIFLGIVEGITEWLPISSTGHLILVEEFVKLSLRHEFVEMFNVVIQFGAILAVILIYFNKLNPFSAKKSEKQKMMTIQLWIKVIIATLPAMVIGLLFDDFVDKHFMNAYVVAAMLIIYGILFIIIEKKHEGVTPQATKLSQLTIPMALAIGGFQVLAMIPGTSRSGATILGGLIIGASRSVAAEFTFFLAIPVMFGWSLLKMLKFGFAFTGQEFLLLLLGCVVSFVVSIFVIKFLMQYIKKHDFKVFGYYRIVLGVIVFLYFTVSGLLA; encoded by the coding sequence ATGTTAGAAGCATTAAAGGTTATATTTTTAGGTATTGTTGAGGGAATTACAGAATGGCTTCCGATTAGTAGTACGGGACATTTGATTCTGGTAGAAGAATTTGTGAAGCTGAGTTTACGGCATGAATTTGTTGAGATGTTCAATGTAGTGATCCAGTTTGGAGCGATTTTGGCAGTTATATTGATTTATTTTAATAAATTGAATCCATTTTCGGCTAAGAAATCAGAAAAACAGAAGATGATGACAATTCAGTTGTGGATCAAGGTAATTATTGCAACGCTTCCGGCTATGGTCATCGGATTGTTGTTTGATGATTTTGTGGATAAGCATTTTATGAATGCGTATGTTGTTGCAGCGATGCTGATCATTTATGGTATTTTATTTATTATAATTGAGAAGAAGCATGAAGGTGTTACACCACAGGCAACAAAGCTTTCACAGCTTACGATTCCGATGGCTCTGGCAATCGGAGGGTTTCAGGTATTGGCGATGATTCCGGGAACATCAAGATCCGGTGCAACAATTTTGGGTGGATTGATTATTGGAGCATCCAGAAGTGTGGCAGCAGAATTTACATTTTTCCTTGCGATTCCGGTTATGTTTGGATGGAGCCTTCTGAAGATGCTCAAGTTTGGCTTTGCATTTACAGGACAGGAGTTCCTTTTACTATTGTTAGGATGCGTGGTTTCTTTTGTCGTATCTATCTTTGTAATTAAATTCTTGATGCAGTATATTAAAAAACATGATTTCAAAGTATTTGGATATTATAGAATCGTACTTGGAGTAATTGTATTCTTATATTTTACGGTTTCAGGGTTACTTGCATAA
- a CDS encoding Cof-type HAD-IIB family hydrolase — protein MQIKMVGLDLDGTLLNSKKELTPFTKEVIAKAINKGVHVLVATGRPFTGVPLELREFPGMRYALTANGARILDTATGEILIEHLLSKESAKKALEITEKYDTLQEIYFDGQGYAKDEKLAHVERYHKDCNMWEYVRASRIAVPDIWELFYSREENLDKVQALFADMEERKAAWEELSECKDLNLVSSLKYNIEINAAGVNKGKGLIALGKMLGIEREEIMAIGDGDNDIEMITEAGVGVAMGNAEEAVKCNADYVTGTNDEDGAARAIVKYVLGGGEAC, from the coding sequence ATGCAAATTAAGATGGTGGGGCTGGATCTGGACGGAACATTATTAAATTCCAAAAAAGAACTGACTCCGTTTACAAAAGAAGTAATCGCAAAGGCGATAAACAAAGGTGTTCATGTGCTGGTAGCGACAGGACGGCCATTTACAGGTGTACCATTGGAATTGAGAGAATTTCCGGGGATGCGATATGCACTTACAGCGAATGGGGCAAGGATTCTGGATACAGCGACAGGTGAAATACTGATCGAACATTTATTATCGAAAGAAAGTGCAAAAAAAGCATTGGAAATCACTGAGAAATATGATACGCTACAAGAGATCTATTTTGATGGACAGGGATATGCGAAGGATGAAAAACTGGCTCATGTAGAAAGATATCACAAAGATTGCAACATGTGGGAGTATGTACGTGCATCCAGAATTGCAGTTCCTGATATTTGGGAATTATTTTATTCCAGAGAAGAGAATCTCGATAAAGTACAGGCATTGTTTGCGGATATGGAAGAGAGGAAAGCGGCCTGGGAAGAACTAAGCGAGTGTAAAGATTTGAACCTCGTCAGTTCATTAAAATACAATATAGAAATTAACGCAGCCGGTGTAAATAAGGGAAAAGGTTTGATTGCATTAGGTAAGATGCTTGGAATCGAACGGGAAGAGATTATGGCAATTGGTGATGGCGATAATGATATAGAGATGATCACAGAAGCTGGAGTTGGTGTTGCGATGGGCAATGCGGAAGAAGCAGTGAAGTGTAATGCAGATTATGTGACGGGAACGAATGATGAAGATGGTGCAGCCAGAGCGATTGTGAAATATGTTCTCGGGGGAGGAGAAGCATGTTAG
- a CDS encoding cell wall hydrolase — translation MNLHTKRRLKAGVALLCSATMTFALATPYSFADEKETLENKTSDLQSQLAGINQDLLKISDEISDTQMRVTIVNSEILRSEDELTISQQNEDQQYENMKSRIKYMYENGNSNMLELLFSAESMSDFLNKADFIQNISQYDRDMLSELQNIHADIENQKMALQNQQASLNNLENELQQQQAALQQKADETSTDLAQFQAQLQQIREQEAAKAAAEAAAKAQQEAATKAQQQAQASANASSSGNTTSSNTTNNSGSANSGNSNSGSSNSGNNASGGSTNNSGSSANKSDLDLLAAIIQCEAYQNYDSLLAVATVIMNRVYDSRFPNSISGVVYAAGQFEPAFSGRLEYVLNAGPTSLSYQVAQDAINGARLAEVADCYYFLYAGTGHSGINIGGNVFFPSW, via the coding sequence ATGAATTTGCATACAAAACGCAGGCTCAAGGCCGGTGTAGCTTTGCTTTGTTCCGCCACAATGACCTTCGCACTTGCAACTCCATATAGCTTTGCCGATGAGAAAGAAACTTTGGAAAATAAAACCTCTGATCTGCAATCACAGCTGGCAGGGATCAATCAAGACCTTCTCAAGATCAGCGATGAGATTTCTGATACCCAGATGCGCGTGACTATTGTAAACAGTGAAATTCTTCGAAGTGAAGATGAACTTACTATTTCTCAGCAGAACGAAGATCAGCAATATGAAAATATGAAATCACGTATAAAATATATGTATGAGAACGGGAACTCAAACATGCTAGAATTATTATTTTCTGCTGAAAGCATGAGTGACTTTCTGAACAAAGCTGATTTTATTCAAAATATCAGTCAGTATGATCGTGATATGTTAAGTGAACTTCAGAATATTCATGCAGACATTGAAAACCAGAAAATGGCTCTGCAGAACCAACAGGCTTCTTTAAATAACTTAGAAAATGAATTACAACAACAGCAGGCTGCGCTACAGCAAAAGGCTGATGAGACTTCTACCGACCTTGCGCAATTTCAGGCACAGCTCCAACAGATTCGTGAGCAGGAGGCTGCAAAAGCCGCTGCTGAAGCCGCAGCAAAAGCTCAGCAGGAAGCTGCTACAAAAGCTCAACAACAAGCACAGGCATCTGCTAATGCTTCATCATCCGGCAATACTACTTCCTCAAATACTACGAATAACAGTGGCAGTGCTAATTCCGGAAACTCTAACTCAGGAAGTTCTAACTCCGGTAACAATGCTTCCGGCGGCTCAACAAACAATAGTGGAAGCAGTGCCAATAAATCGGATCTGGATTTATTAGCTGCTATTATTCAGTGTGAAGCATACCAGAACTATGACTCACTTTTAGCAGTTGCTACAGTGATTATGAATCGTGTATACGATTCACGATTCCCTAACAGTATCAGCGGTGTTGTTTATGCTGCAGGACAATTTGAACCTGCATTCTCCGGCCGTCTTGAATACGTTTTAAATGCCGGTCCGACATCCCTTTCATATCAGGTTGCGCAGGATGCAATAAATGGTGCAAGGCTTGCAGAAGTTGCAGACTGCTATTACTTCTTATATGCCGGCACCGGTCATTCTGGAATTAATATCGGTGGAAATGTATTTTTCCCTAGCTGGTAA